The DNA sequence ctttcgattacttagatgaatctatgaactcaaccaacaatataatgcaaagatatcacaagttatgccttttttagttacaagaacaagtgaatatagatgcaataattaaatcttccaaaaatgattcaaatacataaaaatagagttataatccacaaacaatcatcaatacaccaaatccatcaaaacccaaaaggatctactctatagatatggagaagttcttcacaaatataactaaagtatagaaaaacataaattcaatctaaACCTGGATCTTGAgtaaggaaggaatgatgaaatctttgtgcttgtgttcttccaactcctccttagcctccttacgTCGAAAATGTGTGAAAAGTATCGAAAATGGTGATTTCCCGTGTATTTAAGCCATTCCCCAATAATCCCCGGACGAAATTACCATTTTTAGCGGAATTGGAAAGTCACTCTTAACATTTTTGGTCTACCGCGATGCGCATGTAGGAAATTCCAGAATGTGCCAAAATATGATTCCTGGCCACTTTTTGCACTAGCGCCCCGCCGTGCGGTAGTGCAAATTGTGGCCAGAAAtgggtttttcaaatttttgacatccagacttggttttCGACCCCTGAACGTGATCCCAACTTAATTACTTAGgattctactcagacttcaaagctctaaatagCTCGAATTAACTCCACAACTCCTACATAACTCGAAAATactcctataaggcataaaacacacaataagtgcaaaaacactaccaattaaagcttaaCATAAGTAAAGTACAGTGATTTAGAgtataataagcgactaaaatacgagattatagcctaccatcaccgaTGCCAATGCCAGtgttgttcggcttgtcgatgtaTTGGCAGTCACCATAGGAACAACCTTGTTTCCATTCTTAGTCgtcatttctgtaaaagaatgacataaACCGAACGTTTAATATATGacgaagtttttatatcttcaaatcgaataaaactggagtagaaaatcacatagattttaatctccaatggAGTAGAAAATCGCTAGGATTTTAATCTCCAAATAACAGATAGTAAACCAAAACAGAATATACGTTAAAGTAAACAAATGGAGTAGAAAATCATAAAGGCTTTAATCTCCAAAAagggagtagaaaaccacacaggttttagtcTCCAGAACAGTATGTATAACACAAATACAATATATaaaattaagttccttaagcttgttagaatactgtatttgtaaaataattatggAGAAGGAAAAATAACGTATAAACATAAATGTAGAAGAAATAGAATTTAATTTGAGCCCaatgaattcacagtgtttccttaaggaacttaatcccctcctagtactcGAGGTTATGGAGTATTTCCTCCTAGGATAGAAcggattacacactggtgtagcggcaCTTCAAATCCAGTGTTTCAACGAACATAAATGGCggcagcaaatcacacttacgttATTTGTTTCGTAAGAAAACAATGCAGAAAGGAAGATGAGAATTCAGAAATATATGTAAGGAAAATCTGAGGGAATGGTCTGCTATTTATAGCCAACATGTTGAGTTTAAacgaagaggtgcaactcttcagaaTGTCTGTTATGACTGTTCATGTAAAATGGCCATTATATAAATGGCTATTTACGCAAAATAATATGGGAAATCAAAACACGgaggaaaattaatttatcattATAAAACGATTAATttggattaaaataatattacgttaattttaatattaataaataaatttggtccaaaatattaatcaatcaatcatttgaccgaagccgaagccgagcgacgacgacgacggcgcgaggcttgacatcttcttaactctttaagagctagaagaagagcaattgtatacaTACCCATCGAAAgtcttttcctcctccaatatgggacactATCCCTTTGTGAAGgagtgaaaataaaatttttattttttcctccatttccattcaccctcttttaagttAAACTAAGCTTAAAAGCTAACAACAGCTCATGTTACATCAAAATCTAACGATGAGAAAATAAAGTGGGTGGGGGGGAGGGGTTTCAAAAAGTAATGCATCTGGATGGTGGTGAAGGTGTAGCTGTTTGCCATATTTTGCCAGAGCATCTGCCATGCCATTACCCTCCCTGAAGGTGTGGTGGAGCTTGGACACTTGTAATTCAAGTAGCATCGACCTGCAACCATGTAAAATAGTTAAGTATTTTCTGTTCCCTAATGGTAGAAGTGAAATTAATACATGTGAAACGGTTTCCACTATCAAATGTTGATAATTATGAGTAATAACAATGCGTAGATTATGGAAGAGAGCGACGATTTCTTCATGCAAGGCGTCCTTGTGATGCAAGTATTTTGTATATCCATGAAGCCAAGCACCAGTGGAGTCTCGAAATACTCCATCTTATCCTCCTGTCGAACTGATGTTGTCGAAGGCGCCATCTATATTTAGTTTAATGTGTGATGGGGGCGGAGCTTTCCACTTGATAGGAATAAGTGTACGAGGTGATCTAGTGGGGATGGAAGTGAGAAAATATTGTTCTGTGGCAAAGTTTATGATGATACACGGGTTTATGGGCTTGAAGGAGCAGTGAAAATAATTGTGATTTCGAGTAAGCCATAATTGCCAAAGTATTAGTGGGGTGAGTATATGTGTGAGTAGAATGAGTTGAGTGTTGATCTTTATGTGTGTAGTGATGGTACATTTAGTGCGTATCCATGTGGGAAAATCCACTGTTGGTGGAGAGATGTGGAAGTATTTCCAAATTTGTATAGTAGGTTTGCATATTTCATTAACAGTATCATTACCGCTAATGAGATAACTTCAATTTCGACACATTTAAGGTAAGATtttttaagagaaaaaaaaaagatgtgAGGGATGTTTTCAGTGTGGTAATTGCATAGTGAGCAGGTCATGGACTGGGTGATCCGCCGTTTGTAGAGGGTGTAGGAGGTGGGTAGTGAGTTGTGCATAACAAGCGAGAGAAAATGTTTGATTTTAGGTAAAGTCGGTATTTTCCATATTTAGGTGTGTGGGAATATTGGTGGTGTGGATGTGTTAGGTGATATAATTGAAAAAGTGGAGGCGGTGGTAAACTCACCATGTGGTATGACATTCCAGTAAGGGGTGTCGTGTGTAGCCGGAGGAGGGCAAATGAATGTATGGTTGATTAAGTAGACGATAGCGGGCGGCAGTTCGATGGCAAGGTTTTCAAGAGCCCAAGAGTGGTTCCTATATAATAATATGATTCAAGGAAAGAGATGCGTCTGTGGGTAGGAGTGGACCATGGATAAGTTGACGGAGAGATAAGTTGGGTGTGATTCAGTGGTCGTGCCATAGATTGATACTTCGGTCATTAACAATGTTCCAACTAATTCCTTTGCGACATAGGTTTGCTACTTTCATTAGGTTTTTCCAAATATAAGTGTCCTTGGTACTACCCGTGTTAGAGTAGGTATTTTGATATTGATTAATAAGGaagcctatttattatgtaagaGAGGATTTGTTGAGTTGTAGGAGGTACAGTTGCTGAGAAGGATAATTTAAACTTATTAAAATTGATTCGGAGCCCGAATTTGATACTCGGCTGGTGGAAGATGTTATTGATGGTGTGTGCATTGTGAGTATCCGCTTTAGCGAATAATACTAGATCATCTGCAAATAGTAGACGAGAGAGGGGTGCAGCAGTGCGGGAGAGTAAACAAACTTGATATACATGTATAGTAAACAAATGCCTGTAGGAGAAATATTGACCTAAGAAAACAAAGGATGCTACGCTATTACTAAAAAAAAAAGGCTACATGGTTTTAATCAATCATTTCATAAAGTAAACTTCACGCTAATAAGGAACTAGCGATACAAATCTTGAATACAAATACATATCTAAAGTGTTATCATAATAATCACTAAAAAAAACTCAGCTAAACTCAAAacaatagaaaaatatcaaccgACAATCTTTCTTCGGAATTATCTGAACAGGTCGATCCTCCTATCCCGTTTATTTTAGCAACTGACCCTAAGATCTCCGTAGTAGTATGTAGCAACATATGAACTCTTCAGAATACTGGAGAACCAATTGGTGAAGTGACCAAATAAGGAAAGTTGTTCCAATTAAACTTGTTATCTTCAAAATCCCCTGAGCAGCTTCCCATAAAATTATCCACTTGTATTCCACTAAAATTATTTGCTGAATTTTGTATATATTCAAGATCAAATAGCTCTGAGAACTCTTGCATAAAACTTGGAAGGTCTGTTTGGACATCTTTTGTTGGACAAGGATTTTCCAAACAAGTGATTGTACACAAAGGAAGATTTTGGTCATCAACTTTTGTAATACTTGGTACATTGTTCACGAACAAATTCCCCGAGGAATTTAACGTTGATGGTATCGATGATTCGAGGTTTTTGTTAGCAAAACCATCAAGAAGAATAGATCGAATGTCATTTGTTGTTGGTAATTTTGTGCTTGCTCTTTGCCATGCTTTTAATATGTCAAGACAAGGAAGTTGATAATAAGGTTGCGAAACGACGTAattattgtttttgttgttgttgcgaGTGCTATTGAAGAGGTATTTAGAGTGATCTTTTGATCTACGAACAAGTCTTGCTTCTGCTTCAAGTCTTGCACTCTCCCATTCAGCCATATGACTAAGGTTTGCAACATACTTAGATTGATCATTTGAGCTACCATTAatgttgtttgtgatttttgGCTTGTGAGTCATTGGATCAATGCCCATTTTTGTTAATCTCTTCTTCAAACGTGAGTTCCAATAGTTTTTTATCTCGTTGTCTGTTCTGCTAGGTAAGTAAGCTGCTATTGCTGACCATCTGAATAACAAAGAGAGTAATTAACCATGTTAATGTTGCACAAATTAATCACATATTATGTAAATTGGACAGAGAGAGTATCTAATTAGGCAATCTAACATTTGGATAGTCTAGGCTGAATTCTATGTACATTTATGACTTTGTACATGTGCGTAGTAAATAGATAGTACTAATATCTGACGTTGTCAGTTCTTTCTGTGGTAGACAAAGATATATAGCTTCTATTGTTGAGTAATCTACTCCATCAAAAACTAAATAATGAGTTAATAATAGATGTTAATTATGATTATTATAACGAAGTTGctgaagatatatatatatatatatatatatatatataatgtgttCTCTTTTACTTcctccggtccataataagtgacttTTTGATCTTTGTCACACTCCTTAAGAAAATACTATTTtctagaaaaaaatatattttgattaaattactcttaattaaaatttatatattgttCACATATTGGGATATGTAAATAAAGGGCAAATTcgaaaaattaaaattcattCATTCTTGATTATGTAAAAGGATATTTATTTTGAATCAAAATAATAATGCCAAAAAGTTACTTATGGACGGAGAATTACTGTTTAAATTTTTTCATTGGTTTGGTCCATGAAAAAAGGAGCATTAACCCTATTAGTTGCATCATGCCTATTGGTTGCATAGTA is a window from the Nicotiana tomentosiformis chromosome 10, ASM39032v3, whole genome shotgun sequence genome containing:
- the LOC104093060 gene encoding transcription factor MYB106-like, which codes for MGRSKCCDKQGLKKGPWTPEEDRKLLSCIEEHGCGSWRALPAKADLQRCGKSCRLRWINYLRPDIKRGKFSLQEERTIIQLHALLGNRWSAIAAYLPSRTDNEIKNYWNSRLKKRLTKMGIDPMTHKPKITNNINGSSNDQSKYVANLSHMAEWESARLEAEARLVRRSKDHSKYLFNSTRNNNKNNNYVVSQPYYQLPCLDILKAWQRASTKLPTTNDIRSILLDGFANKNLESSIPSTLNSSGNLFVNNVPSITKVDDQNLPLCTITCLENPCPTKDVQTDLPSFMQEFSELFDLEYIQNSANNFSGIQVDNFMGSCSGDFEDNKFNWNNFPYLVTSPIGSPVF